Proteins encoded in a region of the Loxodonta africana isolate mLoxAfr1 chromosome 22, mLoxAfr1.hap2, whole genome shotgun sequence genome:
- the LOC135228456 gene encoding basic proline-rich protein-like, with translation MSDFSFHPETTSRPNRNHFESEQERRPRGARPLSFPETTRSPPPLLPRDHAEVRPLPFRDHGEVRPLPSETTRRPAPSLSETTRRPAPLLPRDHAEARPPPSPRPRGGPPPLLPRDHAEARPPPSPRPRGGPPPLLPRDHAEVRPLSFPETTRRPAPLLPRDHAEARPPSFPETTRRSAPSPSPRPRGGPPPLLPRDHAEVRPLSFPETTRRSAPLLPRDHAEVRPLSFPETTRRDHAEARPLPFRDHAEVRPLPFRDHAEVRPLPSETTRRPAPSPSETTRRSAPSPSETTRRSAPSPSETTRRSAPVRDHAEARPLPFRDHAEVRPLPFRDHAEARPLPFRDHAEVRPLPFRDHAEVRPRQRPRGGPPPPLQRPRGGPPPPLQRPRGGPPPPLQRPRGGPPPPFRDHAEARPLPFRDHAEARPLPFRDHAEARPLPFRDHAEARPLPFRDHAEARPLPSETTRRPAPSPSETTRRSAPSLQRPRGGPPPPLQRPRGGPPPPLQRPRGGPPPLLPRDHAEARPLSFPETTRRPAPLLPRDHAEARPPSFPETTRRSAPSPSPRPRGGPPPLLPRDHAEVRPLSFPETTRRSAPPPSPRPRGGPPPLLPRDHAEVRPLSFPETTRRSAPSPLETTRRPAPSLQRPRGGPPPPLQRPRGGPPPPFRDHAEARPLPFRDHAEVRPLPFRDHAEVRPLPFRDHAEVRPSQRPRGGPPQSETTRRPAPSLQRPRGGSPPPFRDHAEVRPLPSETTRRPAPSLQRPRGGPPPSFPETTRRPAPSLQRPRGGSPPPFRDHAEVRPLPSETTRRSAPSLQRPRGGPPPPFRDHAEAPLLPRDHGEVRALCFHGGYAELTGTVHRDDRGRERGHA, from the exons ATGTCTGACTTTTCCTTTCACCCTGAAACCACATCCAGACCAAACCGGAACCACTTTGAGAGTGAGCAGGAACGG AGACCACGCGGAGCccgccccctctccttccccgaGACCACGCGGAGCccgccccctctccttccccgaGACCACGCGGAGGTCCGACCCCTCCCCTTCAGAGACCACGGGGAGGTCCGCCCCCTCCCTTCAGAGACCACGCGGAGGCCCGCCCCCTCCCTTTCAGAGACCACGCGGAGGCCCGCCCCCCTCCTTCCCCGAGACCACGCGGAGGCCCGCCCCCCTCCTTCCCCGAGACCACGCGGAGGCccgccccctctccttccccgaGACCACGCGGAGGCCCGCCCCCCTCCTTCCCCGAGACCACGCGGAGGCccgccccctctccttccccgaGACCACGCGGAGGTccgccccctctccttccccgaGACCACGCGGAGGCCCGCCCCCCTCCTTCCCCGAGACCACGCGGAGGCCCGCCCCCCCTCCTTCCCCGAGACCACGCGGAGGTccgccccctctccttccccgaGACCACGCGGAGGTccgccccctctccttccccgaGACCACGCGGAGGTccgccccctctccttccccgaGACCACGCGGAGGTCCGCCCCCCTCCTTCCCCGAGACCACGCGGAGGTccgccccctctccttccccgaGACCACGCGGAG AGACCACGCGGAGGCCCGCCCCCTCCCCTTCAGAGACCACGCGGAGGTCCGCCCCCTCCCCTTCAGAGACCACGCGGAGGTCCGCCCCCTCCCTTCAGAGACCACGCGGAGGCCCGCCCCCTCCCCTTCAGAGACCACGCGGAGGTCCGCCCCCTCCCCTTCAGAGACCACGCGGAGGTCCGCCCCCTCCCCTTCAGAGACCACGCGGAGGTCCGCCCCCGTCAGAGACCACGCGGAGGCCCGCCCCCTCCCCTTCAGAGACCACGCGGAGGTCCGCCCCCTCCCCTTCAGAGACCACGCGGAGGCCCGCCCCCTCCCCTTCAGAGACCACGCGGAGGTCCGCCCCCTCCCCTTCAGAGACCACGCGGAGGTCCGCCCCCGTCAGAGACCACGCGGAGGCCCGCCCCCTCCCCTTCAGAGACCACGCGGAGGTCCGCCCCCTCCCCTTCAGAGACCACGCGGAGGTCCGCCCCCTCCCCTTCAGAGACCACGCGGAGGTCCGCCCCCTCCCTTCAGAGACCACGCGGAGGCCCGCCCCCTCCCCTTCAGAGACCACGCGGAGGCCCGCCCCCTCCCCTTCAGAGACCACGCGGAGGCCCGCCCCCTCCCCTTCAGAGACCACGCGGAGGCCCGCCCCCTCCCCTTTAGAGACCACGCGGAGGCCCGCCCCCTCCCTTCAGAGACCACGCGGAGGCCCGCCCCCTCCCCTTCAGAGACCACGCGGAGGTCCGCCCCCTCCCTTCAGAGACCACGCGGAGGCCCGCCCCCTCCCCTTCAGAGACCACGCGGAGGTCCGCCCCCTCCCCTTCAGAGACCACGCGGAGGTCCGCCCCCCCTCCTTCCCCGAGACCACGCGGAGGCccgccccctctccttccccgaGACCACGCGGAGGCCCGCCCCCCTCCTTCCCCGAGACCACGCGGAGGCCCGCCCCCCCTCCTTCCCCGAGACCACGCGGAGGTccgccccctctccttccccgaGACCACGCGGAGGTccgccccctctccttccccgaGACCACGCGGAGGTccgccccctctccttccccgaGACCACGCGGAGGTCCGCCCCCCCTCCTTCCCCGAGACCACGCGGAGGTccgccccctctccttccccgaGACCACGCGGAGGTccgccccctctccttccccgaGACCACGCGGAGGTCCGCCCCCTCCCCTTTAGAGACCACGCGGAGGCCCGCCCCCTCCCTTCAGAGACCACGCGGAGGCCCGCCCCCTCCCCTTCAGAGACCACGCGGAGGTCCGCCCCCTCCCTTCAGAGACCACGCGGAGGCCCGCCCCCTCCCCTTCAGAGACCACGCGGAGGTCCGCCCCCTCCCCTTCAGAGACCACGCGGAGGTCCGCCCACTCCCCTTCAGAGACCACGCGGAGGTCCGCCCCAGTCAGAGACCACGCGGAGGTCCGCCCCAGTCAGAGACCACGCGGAGGCCCGCCCCCTCCCTTCAGAGACCACGCGGAGGTTCACCCCCTCCCTTCAGAGACCACGCGGAGGTCCGCCCCCTCCCTTCAGAGACCACGCGGAGGCCCGCCCCCTCCCTTCAGAGACCACGCGGAGGCCCGCCCCCCTCCTTCCCCGAGACCACGCGGAGGCCCGCCCCCTCCCTTCAGAGACCACGCGGAGGTTCACCCCCTCCCTTCAGAGACCACGCGGAGGTCCGCCCCCTCCCTTCAGAGACCACGCGGAGGTCCGCCCCCTCCCTTCAGAGACCACGCGGAGGCCCGCCCCCTCCCTTCAGAGACCACGCGGAGGCCCCCCTCCTTCCCCGAGACCACGGGGAGGTCCGCGCCCTCTGCTTTCACGGAGGCTACGCGGAG CTGACAGGCACAGTACATAGGGATGACCGAGGCCGTGAACGGGGCCACGCCTGA